A genomic region of Pseudomonas sp. KU43P contains the following coding sequences:
- a CDS encoding DUF523 domain-containing protein has product MTRSDLPKVLVSACLLGQPVRYDGRSSGHPDLLQRWQAEGRVVPLCPEVAGGLPTPRPAAEIPGGQGGAVLDGNAQVLTVAGKDVSAAFLAGAQQALALVRRHAIRVAVLKAGSPSCGNRLTYDGTFGGVKVPGEGVTTALLRREGVLVFSELELEEAQRALAEV; this is encoded by the coding sequence ATGACCCGTTCTGACCTGCCCAAGGTGCTGGTCAGCGCCTGCCTGCTGGGGCAACCGGTGCGCTATGACGGGCGCAGCAGCGGCCATCCTGATCTTTTGCAACGCTGGCAGGCCGAGGGTCGCGTAGTGCCGTTGTGCCCGGAAGTGGCCGGTGGGTTGCCAACACCCCGGCCAGCTGCGGAAATTCCTGGCGGGCAGGGTGGTGCGGTGCTCGATGGCAATGCGCAGGTGCTGACGGTGGCGGGCAAGGATGTCAGTGCGGCCTTTCTGGCCGGGGCGCAGCAGGCGCTGGCGTTGGTGCGCCGGCATGCCATCCGCGTGGCGGTGCTCAAGGCTGGCAGCCCTTCGTGCGGTAACCGGTTGACCTACGATGGCACCTTCGGTGGGGTGAAGGTGCCGGGGGAGGGGGTGACCACGGCGTTACTGCGGCGCGAAGGTGTGCTGGTGTTCAGCGAGTTGGAGCTGGAAGAGGCGCAGCGGGCATTGGCTGAAGTGTGA
- a CDS encoding substrate-binding periplasmic protein: MRSTIGVLLAVLITPLAQAELIDEIADRGELRIAVQADSPPYAFKENDHLTGFEIEFGQALAKELDLRAEFIEAQAAELLPGVEGGKYDVAFSAAGGSAEAQGPFDVSQPFGEKKFVIPFQKDNPAFKSALNNALQRLKDKGYTSELEQKWFKGVQETATGQ, encoded by the coding sequence ATGCGTTCGACCATAGGCGTACTGCTGGCAGTACTGATCACGCCATTGGCTCAAGCTGAGCTGATAGACGAAATCGCCGACCGGGGCGAACTGCGAATTGCCGTGCAGGCCGATAGCCCGCCATACGCGTTCAAGGAAAATGACCACCTGACCGGTTTCGAGATCGAGTTCGGCCAGGCGCTGGCCAAGGAACTCGACCTGCGCGCCGAATTCATCGAGGCGCAGGCGGCAGAATTGCTGCCGGGCGTCGAAGGTGGCAAGTACGATGTGGCCTTTAGTGCTGCTGGTGGTTCAGCCGAGGCGCAAGGCCCGTTCGATGTCAGCCAGCCGTTCGGCGAGAAGAAGTTCGTGATCCCGTTCCAGAAGGACAACCCGGCGTTCAAGAGCGCATTGAACAACGCCCTGCAGCGGCTCAAGGACAAGGGGTACACGTCGGAGCTTGAGCAGAAGTGGTTCAAGGGCGTGCAGGAGACGGCTACCGGGCAGTAA
- a CDS encoding DUF4399 domain-containing protein — translation MNSLFSRAAVAGLLMGAAVVASAADALKSQEPPKGAEVFIVSPKDGATVDKTFTVKFGIKGMKLKPAGDQTPHTGHHHLLVDVKDKPAADQPLPTSLMPESGVALPAGPQVLHFGKAQTETTITLTPGKHTLQLVLGDQYHVPFKPMVESQKITVTVK, via the coding sequence ATGAACAGCCTATTTTCGCGTGCTGCCGTTGCCGGTCTGCTGATGGGAGCCGCCGTAGTGGCCAGCGCCGCAGATGCGCTGAAGAGCCAGGAACCGCCCAAGGGCGCCGAGGTCTTCATCGTTTCCCCCAAAGATGGCGCAACGGTCGACAAGACCTTCACCGTCAAGTTCGGCATCAAGGGCATGAAGCTCAAACCAGCGGGTGACCAGACGCCACACACGGGCCATCACCACTTGCTGGTGGATGTGAAAGACAAACCTGCTGCCGATCAGCCACTGCCTACCAGCCTCATGCCAGAGAGCGGTGTAGCGCTGCCGGCCGGCCCGCAAGTGCTGCATTTCGGCAAGGCACAGACCGAGACCACCATTACCCTGACGCCCGGCAAGCACACCCTGCAACTGGTGCTGGGTGACCAGTACCATGTGCCGTTCAAGCCGATGGTCGAGTCGCAGAAGATCACGGTTACGGTCAAGTAA
- the serA gene encoding phosphoglycerate dehydrogenase produces MSKTSLDKSKIRFLLLEGVHQNAVDTLKAAGYTNIEYLTGSLPEAELKEKIADAHFIGIRSRTQLTEEIFDCAKKLVAVGCFCIGTNQVDLEAARARGIAVFNAPYSNTRSVAELVLAEAILLLRGIPEKNASCHRGGWIKSAANSFEIRGKKLGIVGYGSIGTQLSVLAESLGMQVYFYDPLTKLPLGNAVQVTSLLELLGLADIVSLHVPELPSTQWMIGEKEIRAMKKGSILINAARGTVVELDHLAAAIKDKHLIGAAIDVFPVEPRSNDEEFESPLRGLDNVILTPHIGGSTAEAQANIGLEVAEKLVKYSDNGTSVSSVNFPEVALPAHPGKHRLLHIHENIPGVLSEINKVFAENGINISGQFLQTNEKVGYVVIDVDAEYSDLAQEKLQQVKGTIRSRVLF; encoded by the coding sequence ATGAGCAAGACTTCTCTCGACAAGAGCAAGATCAGGTTCCTTCTTCTTGAAGGTGTGCACCAGAACGCGGTCGATACCCTCAAGGCTGCCGGCTACACCAACATCGAATACCTCACTGGTTCGTTGCCGGAAGCCGAGCTGAAGGAAAAGATCGCTGATGCCCACTTCATCGGCATCCGTTCGCGCACCCAGCTGACTGAAGAAATCTTCGACTGCGCCAAGAAACTGGTCGCTGTCGGCTGCTTCTGCATCGGCACCAACCAAGTCGACCTGGAAGCTGCCCGCGCCCGCGGTATCGCCGTGTTCAACGCGCCGTACTCCAATACCCGTTCGGTAGCCGAACTGGTGCTGGCCGAAGCCATCCTGCTGCTGCGCGGCATTCCTGAGAAAAACGCTTCCTGCCACCGTGGCGGCTGGATCAAGAGCGCGGCGAACTCCTTCGAAATCCGTGGCAAGAAGCTGGGTATCGTGGGTTACGGCTCGATCGGTACCCAGCTGTCGGTACTGGCCGAGAGCCTTGGCATGCAGGTCTACTTCTACGACCCGCTGACCAAGCTGCCGCTGGGCAACGCCGTTCAGGTCACCAGCCTGCTCGAACTGCTGGGCCTGGCCGACATCGTGTCGTTGCACGTGCCTGAGCTGCCGTCCACCCAGTGGATGATCGGCGAGAAAGAAATCCGTGCGATGAAGAAGGGCTCGATCCTGATCAACGCCGCCCGCGGTACCGTGGTCGAACTGGACCACCTGGCCGCAGCGATCAAGGACAAGCACCTGATCGGCGCCGCTATCGACGTGTTCCCAGTCGAGCCGCGCTCCAACGACGAAGAGTTCGAAAGCCCACTGCGTGGCCTGGACAACGTGATCCTGACCCCGCACATCGGTGGTTCCACCGCCGAAGCCCAGGCCAACATTGGCCTGGAAGTGGCCGAGAAGCTGGTCAAGTACAGCGACAACGGTACCTCCGTGTCGTCGGTCAACTTCCCGGAAGTGGCCCTGCCGGCCCACCCAGGCAAGCACCGCCTGCTGCACATCCACGAAAACATCCCGGGCGTGCTCAGCGAGATCAACAAAGTCTTCGCCGAGAACGGCATCAACATCTCCGGTCAGTTCCTGCAGACCAACGAGAAAGTCGGTTACGTGGTAATCGACGTCGACGCCGAGTACTCCGACCTTGCGCAAGAGAAGCTGCAACAGGTCAAGGGCACCATCCGCTCGCGCGTACTGTTCTGA
- a CDS encoding FAD-binding oxidoreductase, with protein MTHPAVIDELMTLVDPGKVLTDAASLEAYGKDWTKHYPPAPTAIVFPKTVEQVQAIVGWANRHHVALVPSGGRTGLSAGAVAANGEVVVSFDYMNQILAFNAFDRTVVCQPGVITRQLQSFAEEQGLYYPVDFASSGSSQIGGNIGTNAGGIKVIRYGMTRNWVAGLKVVTGKGELLELNKDLIKNATGYDLRQLFIGAEGTLGFVVEATMRLDRAPRNLTAMVLGTPDFDSIMPVLHAFQGKLDLTAFEFFSDKGLAKIMARGDVPAPFATDCPFYALLEFEASTDSVANEALATFEHCVEQGWVLDGVMSQSETQLKNLWKLREYLSETISHWTPYKNDISVTVSKVPAFLRDIDAIVSEHYPHYEVVWYGHIGDGNLHLNILKPEHMSKDDFFASCTKVNKWVFEIVQRYNGSISAEHGVGMTKRDYLGYSRSPDEIACMKAIKAVFDPNGIMNPGKIFAPE; from the coding sequence ATGACCCACCCCGCGGTAATTGATGAACTGATGACCCTTGTCGACCCTGGCAAGGTCCTGACTGACGCGGCTTCGCTGGAAGCCTACGGCAAAGACTGGACCAAGCATTACCCGCCAGCGCCCACGGCCATCGTGTTTCCCAAGACTGTGGAACAGGTGCAGGCGATCGTCGGCTGGGCCAATCGCCATCATGTCGCGCTGGTGCCGTCGGGTGGTCGCACCGGGCTGTCCGCCGGGGCCGTGGCGGCCAATGGCGAGGTTGTCGTTTCCTTCGATTACATGAACCAGATTCTCGCTTTCAATGCCTTCGACCGCACCGTGGTCTGCCAGCCTGGCGTCATAACCCGCCAGTTGCAGAGCTTTGCCGAGGAGCAAGGCTTGTATTACCCGGTGGACTTCGCCTCCAGTGGCTCCAGCCAGATCGGCGGCAACATCGGCACCAATGCGGGCGGCATCAAGGTGATTCGCTACGGCATGACCCGCAACTGGGTGGCCGGGCTGAAAGTGGTCACCGGCAAGGGCGAGCTGCTCGAACTGAACAAGGACCTGATCAAGAACGCCACCGGTTATGACCTGCGCCAATTGTTCATCGGCGCCGAAGGCACCCTGGGCTTCGTGGTCGAGGCGACCATGCGCCTGGACCGTGCCCCGCGCAACCTCACCGCGATGGTGCTGGGCACGCCGGATTTCGACTCGATCATGCCGGTGCTGCATGCCTTCCAGGGCAAACTCGACCTCACCGCGTTCGAGTTCTTCTCCGATAAAGGCCTGGCCAAGATCATGGCGCGGGGCGATGTGCCGGCGCCGTTCGCCACCGACTGCCCGTTCTATGCCTTGCTGGAGTTCGAGGCCAGTACCGATTCGGTGGCCAATGAAGCGTTGGCCACCTTCGAGCACTGCGTGGAACAGGGCTGGGTGCTGGACGGGGTGATGAGCCAGAGCGAAACCCAGCTCAAGAACCTGTGGAAGCTGCGCGAATACCTGTCGGAAACCATCTCTCACTGGACGCCGTACAAGAACGACATTTCCGTCACCGTATCCAAGGTGCCGGCGTTCCTGCGCGACATCGACGCCATCGTCAGCGAGCACTACCCACATTACGAAGTGGTCTGGTACGGGCATATCGGCGACGGCAATCTGCACCTGAACATCCTCAAGCCCGAGCACATGAGCAAGGATGACTTCTTCGCCTCGTGCACCAAGGTCAACAAGTGGGTATTCGAGATCGTCCAGCGCTACAACGGGTCGATCTCTGCCGAGCACGGTGTGGGCATGACCAAGCGTGACTACTTGGGATACAGCCGCTCGCCGGATGAAATTGCCTGCATGAAGGCAATAAAGGCCGTCTTCGACCCTAACGGCATCATGAATCCGGGTAAGATCTTCGCTCCTGAATAA